The genomic window ccgacagccacggGTGCGACTGCATGCACGCAACTCAGATGTTAGCAACACTGACGCATCAAACCGATCGCCGTGTTTGTCACTTGTCAGTTGTCACCTTGAGGTATATGTCCATGGCGCGGTAGATGCCGTCATCGACGGTCCGCGCGTAGTCGGGCACCACGGCGGCGAGCGCCTGGAACTTGGGCAGCTTCAGGTTGGTGTCCGGCGCCACCTCCGCGAGGTACCCGTCCATGAGCTTGGCCACCATGGCGATCGGAGCCACGGCGGGCGGCGTCGCGGCGTGGGGCAGCCCCAGCTGGCTGCCCTCCTCGGCCAGCGCCGGCGACGTGTACCCGGTCCCCAGCCCGTCCATGGACGACATGAAGTAGTCCAGTATCCTCTGCACGCAGTCGATGTCGTACAGCGTGTCCACGGTGTAGCCGAGGTTGGGCACGAGCAGGTCCTCGAGGCTGGCGTCCTCCAGCTGCGCGCCGATGCGCCGCTCCAGGTTCTCCCGGCACAGCGGGCTGGCGTGGAGGAGCATGGCCGTGCGGAGCAGCCCGAGCAGGAACTTGGTGGATGTGACGCCCTTTTTGGTCGGCAGCAGAGCAATGATCTCCTCCAGGAAGTACCTCTGGTCGCCGTCGGACGTCCCGGAGAGGCTGGCGGTGGCGGAGCGCGGGGTGGCGCTACGgctgccggcgccgccgccgtagTCCGCGAAGCTGACGTTGCTGAAGCTGGCGCTGCGATTCAGGCCCGGGAGGAGCCGCCCCGCGTAGAACATGATGGCGCCGGCGATGCTCTCGGCGCGCATGCTCTTGGCCTCCATCGCCTGGATCAGCCGCTTGAACATGGGAAGGCTCAGGAGCGACACGTCCTCGTACCACCAGTCCATGgccgaggcggcggcagccgcgccGCGCGGCGTGTCGCCCGAGCCGATGCCGTTCCAGAGCGCGTCCCCGTCGACGCTGGCGTTCTTGGCGCCGTGGGTGGACCAGGCGGCGGCGTCGGAGGCGCAGGCCTTGGAGGCGAGCGCGGTGATGCAGCGGGGGACGATGTGGAGGTCCTCGGCGGCGGGGAGCACGCCCTCGCAGGTCTCCAGCGCCCTGACGGAGTCCTTCCAGTTGGCGAGCACGTCGGCGAGGAACGACTCGGCCTGCGCGATCAGGTTGCCCTCCGCGTAGTCGTCCGTCATGCCCAGGTATTCGGCGGCGCACCGGAGGCACACCACGTTGAGCGCGTTGAGCTCGATCTTGACGTCGTAGCAGAAGCGCGCCGCCAGCTCGAACGCTTTGGCGCCGCCCGGGATGTCGTCCAGCTGCAGCGTgcacatgccgccgccgccgtcggacgGCGGCTGGTACTCGCTGATCAGACGCTGCAGCACGCCGCTCCGGCTCAGCAGCGGGAACTGCATACTCAGAATGTTGATCGACGCACCATTAGTCAGTCACATTAACACGCGCAATCGATCGGTTTTATACGGTTCAGTTGATGAATGCGAAAAAATGTGACGGCGACACACTCGATCGTGCTAACCTTGTGGAGATAAAAGGACATGTCTCCGACTTCGACGACGACATCGCTCTCGAGCTCGGTCATGCATCTCCTGGAGAAGAGTCCAGATGGATGGATCACGTAAACATCTGAAATTCTCATCAAATTTCCATGCGCGCTCGTGATCTTAGAAACCATGACTGAGAAGTATTCCATTTTCATTCATtttgatgtattttagttctagatacatcaattttcattcattttgatgataagtatttccggacggagggagtatatcggaTCTTATAGATCGAAACAAACGATACTGAATGGGATAAACCTATACGATGTATTTTGTGGCGCGCGGGAATTTCTTCAGCGCATGCATAAGATTGGACTTGATTCGCCAATGGAACTTGCCTTACAATGGGCATTACATTTTCTGCACAATCGATATCCGCATCTCATATTGAGCCGCCTAGACATGGAGAGGAGGAGTGTTTTTGTCATCTCCTCTAACAGTGGAAACTATGGTCTTGAAACTATGAGGGAAggtgaaaaatagaaaaaaaaatctttGAACTGAGCATGATGATATagaaacccacaagaaaaaatggAACCAGTTGTGCCTACAGAAAGATTCACATGTACCAAACTATGTTTGGTCAAACCTTGAGAACAATTATGCATCTCGAAGTGCAGCGCGCACGTTAGAAAAATCAACCGAGGGAGATGAGTAATCAGCTAGGAGTATATGAAATGAGGAAGGGGGATAACCATGTGAGGCCCTCGAGGACGAAGATGTCTGGCTTGGAACCCAACTTCATGGTCACCATCTTCTTCTCCCAGAATTATTCCACCTAGGCCACTGGATCTAGGCCTTCTTCTCTCGGACTGAGCCAGGCGCCACCCTTGGGGAGAGGGTCACTGTCCAGTGGATCTGGAGGGTACTCTTTTGAGGAAACGGAAGCCGAGGGAAGGGAGCGAGCAAGGATTTATTGTCACAGAGAGATGGCAGTTGCTGTGGTTGCGCATGCGGGAGGGAGTACGTAGCTGAGGTGGCGCGCGCTGCAGGCAGATGCGCGATAGGACGAGTGGTATGCATGCACAGACAGTTCAAAGATTGGCCCTGGTCCAAAGGGGAGAGGTATGACTTCGCAGCCTGCATGTtcgattttttatttttgttaatcTTCCTAAGTCATGGGGCCTACCTGTCAGTCGATTGTGGATCGTGTTCTTGGTCCATCGGCCAGAAAATAGAGGGTGGGCTTAAAATTGAATTTCTTTTACAGGAAAACATCCAATCTATTTATCTCCAAATATGATAGTATAACGaacaccaaaaataataaaaattatatccaaattcataaaccacctagcgacgaccAGAAGCAATGAAGCGAACCGAAGATGCCCCATCGTCATCGCCCCTCCTTCACCGGAGCGGGCAGAACTTGTCCTAGTGGACAGTCGGAAAGTTGTCGTGCTAACGCCCTATAGGACCAGCACACTAGAACAACAATCGCCGCCGATAAAGAGTagtgtagatcggaaggatccaacataAAGACACACGAAGGAGACGAACAACGAACTGAttcaagcaaatccaccaaagacagatccgtcGAAGATACACCCCCACACGCCCGCCGATGATGCTAGATGCACCACCGGAATGGGTGCTAGGCGGGGAGAAcgttattccatcttcagggagatGCCGCCGTCTCGTCTTTTTGAGCAGGACAGAAATCCTACAAAACTCAAAAACACATATAAAAACTCACCAAGGGTCGGGATACACCGcgccccatggccctaaggccactgaTGAGGCGGACCAATGGCGGCGCTGGCGGGAGGCAGAGGAACCCTATTTTTTTAGCCCCTCCCCACAAAAAAAAGAGAGCCTGCTTAAAATTGATTTAGTAAACCGGACTCTATTCTTCACCAAACTTTGGAGCTGTTCAATAAGATGGTCATTTCCTTCTAATCGTATTGTCTAAATAAGCCCAAAGTTTTGTAAATACTACTGCGAATATATGCCGTTTATCG from Triticum aestivum cultivar Chinese Spring chromosome 3B, IWGSC CS RefSeq v2.1, whole genome shotgun sequence includes these protein-coding regions:
- the LOC123071002 gene encoding BTB/POZ domain-containing protein At5g03250, translating into MVTMKLGSKPDIFVLEGLTWRCMTELESDVVVEVGDMSFYLHKFPLLSRSGVLQRLISEYQPPSDGGGGMCTLQLDDIPGGAKAFELAARFCYDVKIELNALNVVCLRCAAEYLGMTDDYAEGNLIAQAESFLADVLANWKDSVRALETCEGVLPAAEDLHIVPRCITALASKACASDAAAWSTHGAKNASVDGDALWNGIGSGDTPRGAAAAASAMDWWYEDVSLLSLPMFKRLIQAMEAKSMRAESIAGAIMFYAGRLLPGLNRSASFSNVSFADYGGGAGSRSATPRSATASLSGTSDGDQRYFLEEIIALLPTKKGVTSTKFLLGLLRTAMLLHASPLCRENLERRIGAQLEDASLEDLLVPNLGYTVDTLYDIDCVQRILDYFMSSMDGLGTGYTSPALAEEGSQLGLPHAATPPAVAPIAMVAKLMDGYLAEVAPDTNLKLPKFQALAAVVPDYARTVDDGIYRAMDIYLKSHPWLSESEREQLCRLMNCQKLSLEACTHAAQNERLPLRVVVQVLFFEQLRLRTSIAGWFFVSDNAATATDGAHLHHPGNAGAIVPKGSAVVDSGAAGQDEDVVMVTPEGKGSETMSNVKARVSELEKECMSMKQEIRRLGKPRRSWSILTRKCGFGAKVQQAQTAMSGK